DNA sequence from the Oreochromis niloticus isolate F11D_XX linkage group LG8, O_niloticus_UMD_NMBU, whole genome shotgun sequence genome:
AACTGACAAATTTAGTCATCCTGCCATCAGATTTAAGAACTCTCTTGAATTTCAGAGGCCTTGTTCGTAAAGCTGTAATTCAATCAAAGCTGTGATTGTCGGTAATTGTCTTGCAGCCCTGGTGAAGCTGAAGACCAAACTTGGTAAATGTGCTAAAGAGAGCGACAAGGTGAGGACGGTCTGCCTGCCGCCACCTCAGCAGAGGCTCCAGCCAGGGTTCACCTGTGACATCGCCGGATACGGGAAAGAAAGTCACGGTGAGGAGAGTCCTCTGAGCATTGTTCTTACATCTGACTGAAACAGACATATATGAAGTATGTCTACACTAAAATATTACACCTGTAAGTGAAGCCTGAAGCAAATCGAACATTAACTACTTACAGACTTATGTGTTTGATCCAATAATAACTTTTGTGCTGTTTCAAGTTGATCTGATCTGTCCACTGAATGTTTGCACACCGGCTACAAAGTCGGGAATCACTGACACACTCTGAACTTTGTGCtcattttccttttgttatgGGAATGCTATTGGAAACCCTACAAAGACAAGTCACCAGATATCAGTGCAGCAGAACAAGTGAAGGAAACAGACTCATTTTAAATGCCTACATCTTAAATTTTTGCGACCGCAGCACATAATTGTTCACCCTTCAGGGCTTTAAcactcctcttctctccagctCTGTGGTACAGGTCTCAGTACCTCAAAGAGGCTCAGGTCAACCTCCTCGCAGACAACGTGTGCCGACAGAAGAATTATTACGATAACATGATTACTGACAACATGTTTTGTGCCGCTCGTCCCGACTGGAGTCAGGATGCCTGTGAGGTATTTGGACACGTCTGGTCTCGACTTTGTTTCCAGAGGTCGGTTTGTCAGTTTCTTTTCTTCCCCTGCAGGGAGACTCAGGAGGCCCTCTGGTGTGCGAAGTCGGAAGCAGGCTGTTCCTGTTTGGAGTAATCAGCTGGGGCGACGGCTGCGCCAAAGAGTTGCGTCCCGGTGTTTACACCAGAGTGACCAACTACAACAAATGGATAGAAGAGAAGACTCATCTGGGGTCCATCACCGCTGGAGCCATGTTTCCTCAGAAATGACCTTTAAGCCCCGCCCACATGTAGAGCCATTTGCTGGTGAATATTTCAGGTTGTGGTTGTGCTTGTAAACCTCATGTTTTGTTTCCACTGGTTGCGGTACAAATTTTTGTTGGTGGTGCTGTTTTATTGTTCGAATAGTTGTATAGCAATAATATGTTTATTATTCGTATGAACAAATCCCAAGACAGAACAAAAACCGGCGGTAAGCCTACAGCCCTGTATTTCAGTCTGAGATGTGGGAGTAAGTCACAGTATTAGGACAACATCAAAACATGGAGTCAGAAGACCTGTGAAGCCTTGGACTGAATGTGGTTTTCCGACCAAGAGATGTTCAGTCAGAAAGACATCAAACACATTTGTTAAGTGCTGTAGCTGTGGTGTAGCTTTAAATATGTAGCACTCCAGGCAGTACTGACACAaagagacaaccattcacactcagaaacctgtgggaggaagccagggTAAAGAGAGTTTAATTCTAGGACTTGGAGTCAGCGAAGCGATGGTGCTGACCAGCACGCTGGCCAGACTTTATGAGACGTAATTTGAATAGTAACATCTTTCTGAAAATTTGGCCATTTACCACGTGGCTTAAACATAATCTAGTGCTAACCTTGGAAAGGGTTAGGGTCACCTGtatacactgcaaaaactcaaactcttaccaagtatatttgtcttatttcttgTCAAAATgatctcattacacttaaaataagactGTTATGATGTTTTATTGGCAGATTtatttcaagctaaaatatcttgtattaagtgaaaaaaatctgccaataaaacaagtgaaaattctCTAGTTTTTCTCTAGTTTCAAACAAGTTCCTATATCTTACTGAAATGTTGCTCTGTAGCTGattgtgtcttattttaagtgtaatgagataattttgacaagaaataagacaaatatacttggtaagagtttgagtttttgcagtgtggAAGCCCGTTTctgccactaaaaaaaaaaaaagtatccataactcgaaatttcaacTTATTAACTCCAAATTTCAAGTTagctctgccaatcagtaatctacgtggAACGCGCACTCCAAACCGGATCACAACAAATTGGCGCTTTCGAGAGTACGTTTGCTGATAGTTACGCCATTCAATAAATAACACAAGGATCTTATCATTTGTGAAGCCACGCTGAAAATAATCAGCAATTAGTGCATTCATGGCTGGCTGTAATACTGGTAGCTTAGCTGCAGCATTTGTAGCTGAGGGCTTCAGCTTCCGGGTAACAAGGATATGGCGTCATTCATGTAGATCACTGATTGGAAGTGCTAATTCGAAATTTCGAGTTgttaactcaaaattttgagaaaagtaagTCAAACTTTCAAGCTACTTTTCTCGAAATTTCAAGTTAagtcaaaatttcgagttaataAGTTGAAATTTcgagaaaataactcaaaatttcgagttatggatgcctttttttttttgctggcgGAAACAGGCTTCCATACACCTGTGACCTGATGGATGTTCGCATTAAACACAAGAGACACTAAAAACACATCatgaaaaacataatttaagccatacaacagaaacaaacaaacaaatataagaatgaaccctttcacgcatagtggtcactacagttaCAGCTGTTCataggctgttttcttgtatttgtgtcagtgttgatggtaatcttgcacataaaccactaaactggacactgatgtgtccaTACCAACCACCCACTGGTCGTTTAATGTTACTATAGATGTGTGACgtgtttcattgtaattattgttatttaaccctgtcatgcatgaattatgacgacctcaatcaggatttgtCTTAAGTGTTtctattcatctttaggcatgaaaagatgaatagaaatcctgattgaggtcgtcataattcatgcatgaaagggttaaaagaCAAATTAAACATTAAGCGGCTAAGTTAGCTTGTGTACTTGTGTGGTTTTGTTATGCTAACACCAGTAAGCAGTGTTACTTGCTTCACTCGTCAGTGGTTTAAATGTTGTGGCTGACTGATGTGTCTCATGCAATAGAGTGAATACACACTCTGAGTCTCCAAATATGAAAACATGTTACTGTTTCACAAACACACGAGTAAGCAATGGGCTTCAGACTGAGCTGATGTTAGGAATAAAAGAGAATTCAACAAGTTCATTCTTATCTTAAGAACCAGTGTTTCCAGTGTTTTTGCTGGTTTCATCATCTTCCAGTCAGGTTTACTTTAGCTCAAAGTTAAACACCTTAGAAACCACTTTTGCAggacttttgttttgtgtggAAACTTTAAATCTACTGTGTTTAAATGAAATGCTGATGTTCTTACAAACAGGGTAATGTGTAATGCTGTGTGACGGTTACTGTGTCTGTATCTAGTCAGGTCCACACCTACTTATTCACTGGTTTCATTGTAGAAGTTAAGAAATCAAAACTATGTAGTCACACAGATACCGATGACAGACCGGGACACCATTATTGGTGTGTTGCTCAGGTTCATGAGATCATACCTTGAATAATTTGAACAAAACTCTTCCAGCAGCTGAAACCTGTTAGAATTCATCAGGTGGAAAAACTCTAACTAAGGAATCTAAAATGCTTTGTTTACTCTTCCTGCAGGCTACGTCCATGTGTTatactttatatattttgtaaGTCAAAAGTCTTCAGCTTTGCTGTACATGAGTCTGAAATAAGCAGGTGTGTCCAAACCTGTGACTGGTACTGTATCATCTTGagacatatttttgtattttcatgcaTTAGTCTGCAGATTTTCTTCagacattttcttctttaaatgaaataaactttattttactgtttttctaacaTTATTCACTGGATATTATAGAACTTTGGGAAATTCCTTGTATgtgcaaaaacacaactttctgtCTGCCAAACTTTGTTATCTTTGACATTTTCATAGATGCGATCAAAGAAATTGGAAGGAATGATGTTTTTCCAACAGAcagctagtaacaaagtgcctaaagatgcaatttaaaactggttctttgcAGATGTTGAAGGGGTATAAGCCAGCGTACTCCTAGTGCTGGTCTGAAGTCTGATAAATGGGGAGCGCTGTACCAAGAAGAGCATCGGCATAAAATCTTTACCAAATTAAACATCTGGATTATCTAGAATGGGGTTTCCATACATGACAGGTCAGGCCCAGGTTAGCAACAATAACCTCTGGCACCAACAGGGTGCACAGAGCTATGATTCAGGGAATATCCTGGACGAGCCCCCACTTATCTTACAAGCCCCTTGCATGTAAAAAGCCTGGGGGACACAGTGAATGTAACATGAAGTATAGGCAGTACAAACTATAGAGTGAGCCTCCGCACAAACCTAACTGTGTATCAAATGAAATTATTTTACAAATTTATAGTGGAGTATTTATAATTATACTACATTATTTAACATAAATAAGCaagggaaaaggaaagaaataagGCCAGGGTCTCCAAGATCAAAATAAGCAACAAATAAGCCCAGAAACACATATTTCTAGGTTAAAACCAAAAAATACTAAATACAGATAAACTCCCCGGCTGGccacaaaacaggagaaaaacgTGCATAAACAAAAATGTTAGGGAACTCCTCATCTAGCTGCCactaacaaataaaacactttacCAGCATATATATATGAAGTTACACAAAGATGTGACTACTGTTCAGCTGTGGCAATCAGGTGTGGGAAACCTGGGACAGCTGCTCTCTTTCAAAAAGAGGCCAAAACGTCAGTGAACGTAACCGATTCGAATTTAAATTGAAACGCTGGTTTGAATCAGAGCTCCAGTGGTTGGCATTGTGGGGCAGTGGCAACGATTAATCACCATATGATCTAGCTTTGAACTGGAATGAGAGTACACTGGTGTGTCCCCCACTGTGGATGAATTAATGGATAGAAGTATAAAGTGTTTAAAGTTTATAAAATGAGTCGTCAGGAACAGAAGTGAAACTGTCAGAAAGAGACTGCAAACATGATcaaatatcatttttaaaaaacttcttACTTCAGGACTTTTAAAGTTTATACACACAGTGACCACAGGATggtgctacacacacacagataagacTGACGGCAACGCAATTAACATTTATCAGTCCCACCTGCCTTCCTGTGTGTTATAATCAAATACATAGCTATGTAACCTCCAACTGCATACAGAGAAACTCAAGTCAGCATTAAAACAACTCTTCTAATAGATATTGATTATAGGAATGTTAAAAAAAGACTATTAACACAGTTTTCCTATTATAGAACAATAATCATTGAATCATCTATTAAACTTTTTTCTGGTGAAAGTAGTCAAAGAACGCAACATCTGGGGCTCAAAGTGTCCCCTCACACCTCTAACAGGCTCATTTTTTAGTTGAGCTTAGTTTTCGCTTCCACCTAAAGCAGACCTGCTAGGCCTCACCTTCACTATTTGAAGTCACTCACAAATCTGCTTGTGCTATGCTTTACTGACAACTCAACAGATCTCTGCTTCTTTCAGATATTTTAGTTCTAgttctgatgtttttattagtttgtcCTTTAATTAGCACACACTTGTCTCTGTGCACTGCAGTGTTAGTTTAAAATAGTTTGTTTATAGGTTCTCCAAATATCTTAATCTGTTCCCACCACTTGTGACCACCCCACAGTCTGTCTGTGGCAGAAAACGTAAGAAAAGACATGACAATTTAAAACGTGTTAACAACACttattaaaaattttattttattaaagaatTTAGTAACAATGCGTTACATTACCACATTATAGAGAAGGTGATTTCAGTATTGCTTTACTTTGGAACACTTTACATGTAACACTGGTAACTTGTATTTGCTGTGAAACAACTGTCATAACAAATAATAGTGAGTTACTGTACAAAACTTCCTGCATTTTACAACCACTGTCAGGGTAAAGTATACAGTAATAAAGGATTTAATATTCATTCTCTTGGTTACCAATCATTGATTTTAAAAGCAAACCATAGGATAACCCCGACTGACTCAATAAATTAAATTAGTCACACAAATGTGTCTGCAGGAAGCACTCAAATTCTTTACTGTAGTCAAGGTACCACCCTGCATGTGAAAACTGACCAAACAGGATCAATCAACTCACGAGTCTCAGTCACCGAGGCCCTTTGTGTGCATCATCTTAACACAAATTCTCAGTCGCACAAAAACTTGAAACTACATGACAAATTCATAAAAAAGCCCAAAATGCAAcataactgaaaagaaaaatgcaggAAAACAAAAGCCATTGATCCAAACTACATGCAAACATGTACTGTAGCTTGAGACATTAATGACATTgacattttcatcattttgcaCCTCTCTGGCCGTGCATACAATTAGTAAACTGGCCAAATTTAGTCATTCACTCAGTCCTGATGAAAGATGCTGCTATGAATACTTTCAAGTAATGAAAGTCCTAAAGTAAAATACTAATTATGTCATGAAGCTTTTGCTTGCACTTTCAGTACAAGTACAATAAAGCTGCATGTATTTATAGTCCTGCTGCTCTTTTTTGTCATATAACATTTCTTTTCGGTTGCTTTGTGCTCATTTTTATTTGGTTCTCATTGTTTTGCACCTCTTATTTGTACTTTTGCATCTTTATGTAGTACGTTTTATTGTCATTCTGAGTgcaatttgtttgtatttacatCGCTTTGTTGTAGTTTTGCACCTCTTTTATGCAGGGGTCACAGCCATCTGTaatctgtctttgtgtttttagtcATAGTATGCGTCTGAATGTGCACTGCTGGGCTGATGGACTGGTAACTTTTCTGCCTTCTTGCTTCCACTTTGTGCATGATGGGACAGGCTACAGATCCAAACAGCACggaaacacaaatatttaaaaatccaGACCTTTAAAAAAGGGTGTGTTGAATTCATTTGTGTCCATGAATCATGAAACTGTTGCAAGACTGTTAAGTCTCCTGTGAAAAGACAGActgtggaaaaaacaaagaaaagcagaattTCACATCAGCTGCCGAGATGGACCGGTTTGGGTGGGATTGTGAGGTTTTGGGTGCAGCTCTTCACTCGTTACCAAACTCTCAGGTATGTGTGAAGTGATCACATATGGTTTGAGTGTGCATGTACCCGTGCATTGGTGCACACATACGAAAGCAGAGTAAAGGCACACCCACTTACCTGAAGCTCATGTGTGAGGTGTGACAGAGAGGGCGTGACTTTAAACTTGTCTCCAAATCGAAGTCCAACCTGTTTTCAGAGGACTCTCtgccatcctgtgtgtgtcaCCTAACGCGAAGTAAGTGCTCTTATTTTCAGATATTCCTGCAGGTGTTTTTGTCAATTTGTGAAACTAGTGAATACAGATATTTAATAATGACTTGTTTGGCTATATATAATGTTTAGTGTTTACTTTCATCTTCAGATCATATTCCATTTCAGCAGGACAGCTAAAGCATTTCATGACAGAGCTTTGCTGCACTTTGCACGGCTCACACCTGTTTTTCTTGTAGACGTTACCAGCAGCCGCCACCATGCCCGAGAACGCAGAGGCCCACTCCGCCACTCTTACCACCAATCGCAACTGCACCATGGAAATCACCAACATCAGTGCCACCTACTGCCTCGTCAACCCAAAGTAACAGAGCCCAAACTATTTCTCTTTTAGTCCAGCAGAAagtatttgatttctttgcttATGCAGAAAAGGATTTATTGTTTGcagttaaacaaaaaaaaagacatttgtcTTTTAAAACCTCCATTTCAATGCCTGTGTGATGCAAAATTATCAAACATCAGACAAAAAGACCCGTCTATCACTTTTTAACACACAAGTTATTTATGCCACGCATCATTTGTTACTTTGTATCCTTGTGGTTTCTTGTGTCTGCGTTTTAATTGCATCCAATATTTTTTACTGAtgtattttgcttctttttagTCACAGGCCAAAAATAATATTTCCATGTCCTTTGATATTTAAACATTAGTCCTGTTGAGTCTGTAGTTGAGGAGCTTGCACCACCTCCAGCAGCGCAAGTGTTAAATGTCTGATGGCATCATCAGTCAGGAGGATAATGCACAGTTGACTGTTTTTCCATCGGGTGCATTAATAAGCCTCTCATCATTTCCTCTGCCCTCCTTCCTTTCAGGGTTCACATGGAAAGTGGCTTCGCCCACAGCCCCCCGCAGCCCACCGTGCGCACCACTAAGACAGAGGTGTGCTCTTTCACCAAAGATGACAACACAGCATCAGGCGCTGTGGGTGTGCTGACCTACGAGCTGTTTGACATGCGCAATCGCCGCTGCGATGGCATTGTGGCCATCATGTTCTCTGTGCCGTTCGACTACAACTTCTACAAGAACTGGCTCGCCGTGGGCGTCCTCGATAAATCGAGAGCTGTCGACAGTAAGTTGTTCGACTACATGTACAACGACAAGAACTGCAGCGACTTTGTCCGCTACGAGGCCAAAGGCTCCGGgctggtgtacagaggcaagaCGGTGGATGTGAGGGCGTGCATGTCCGATGAGGGCAAAGCTATTGTTAAACTGGAGCTTTATGACAGGATGGGCTAAAGAGTCTGGTTGTATTAGGTGTgagaataaaatgttcacaaacaaATGTGTCGAGTGTATTTGCTGATATTGATAAAAACCAAAGTGCAAGTTGTCATCGTTATGATTTAGAGGtgctttaaacaaataaaaaacaattcaACTGAATCGCCGTcctctgtgtttctttgtttaatCCAAAATAAACTGTTGGACATGACTTCAAATGTTTGCATTcaaaagtgaataaaaatgtaGCTAATCATTCTAAACCCTTAACACAGCCTGTGACTTATCCCACTATTTTCCAGTTATTTACTTTGGATTTTCTTCTAAATTTAGGGTTTAAGTTCACTGCCAAAAACACTTCCTGCTTACTAATGGTACGATGGAACAAAAGAgtataaaactgcaaaaaatacTCTAAGTATTTTCAAATAATGAGCGTTTTAAAAGAGAGGAGAAGGGAGTTCTGGTCATCATTAGTTCTTTCTCATATTGCAGTCTTTACTTTTATCTTACTATCTAACTTATTGTCTCATCCTTAAGACGTTGTTTTCACTGTTGTGGGCCATCGTTATGAAGCTAATAtaaaagttttttaaatgatatGGTATTGAATAAGTGTCCTAAACTCCCCAAAAGTATTTGGGGTGCATGCTTTATTCTAGAGTATCCTAATCTATAATCTAAACGCTATTTCCCTGTAAAATCATCAGGTGTGCATCTCTGACATGCTGCTCCTGTAATCTGCTCTGCACAGTCACACAAATACAGACCAATAACATTACCCTGCTGTGgtattttgtcttttcattGCATGTAATTTTATTGAGTTATTTAATATATCTTTTTAATAagttatgtttaatgtttagtGCCTATTGCCACAGTGTATCACATCTTTTCTTATCTTGAAAAGGATGAATAACTCTTCCTGTTCTTCCAATGCGATTACACAGTACTATTAGGAGTGCAGAGTCTATCATAAATTATTATAACCTCTCCTTATTGGaattttttaagtttaaagttAATTTTCTTGTTGGTTTGGTTTGGGGAATAGGTTATTCATCAACCTCTCAACAGACATGTCTCAATCCTAAAACTGTCTAAGCCCTCTGCAGAGACACAGCGTGCTCGTTTCCTCGTGCAGACAATGGAAAACCAAAATCACAGACCCATAAAGAAAAGGTGTGGTGcagaaaaatcccacaaacctcaaCAAACCAGTTCATAGCATCACAAATTGACACCAGTATGAGAACAAAAAGACTACAGTTAtcctgtgctgttgttgttagcTACACCCTTTGCTTTACACCTCTGAAGACATGCGATGGGAAGTGACATGGGAAGTGGATACATGCTAATGGGTGGAGACACCTTTGGGTGCCACGCATTCCCCAACGAGACTCATGTAAGAGCTGAACTCAGTGTCTCAAATCTGTCCAAGCACGAGTCAGCTACGTACCAGTGATCCCGACAGGTAAGATGCTTCATTCCTGCTCAGTTATTTGAGGGTTTGCAGATGGATTTAACTCTgtgcatttttattattgttggtTAAACTCATTCACAGATCTGCAGTTTACACTTGTGTTCTGTCTGTCACAGCCTTTACAAGCAACATCATGAGTGAATCTGCAGAAGCTTTGGCTGTCGCTGTCGAAAGCCGAAGGAACGTCTCCATTGAGATAACTAACCTCACCAACAACTACTGCCTGACTGACCCTAAGTAAGTCCAAAATAAATGCACTTTTGCTCACTTTGTTTGTACAGATTAAAGTTAGAATATGCTTTAGGTGCAGCTTGACAAATATCCAGTTAGGAAAATTCTTTTACAAATTTTGCCTcctgctttcatttttttctcacttttgctgctgttAAAAATTAAAGGGTTTTCCTGGAAAGTGGCAACTGCCGCAGCCCCCCCAACCGACTGTACGTCCACAAAAGACTGAAGTGTGCAACTTCGGCAAGGGCAAAGCCAAAGCCACCGGGGCGGTGGGCGTGCTGACTTACGACCTGTTCAAGAGGGAACTCAACAGAGCCGATGAGACACTCGCTATAATGTTCTCTGTGCCATATGACTATAACATGTACAAGAACTGGTTTGCCTTGGGAATCTACAAGAAGGGCAAAGAGTGCAATGAGAGCCTGTTCAAAGAAATGTATTACAACAAAGAGCAGGTGGGATTCATTCGGGTGGAGGCCAAAGGCTCCGACCTCACCTTTGAGGGTGGGAGCCTGGACATCAAGGGTACCATGTCCCCCCTGGGCAGGGCCATCATGAAGGTGGAGATCTGGGACAAGCTCTTCACTCCCCAGATGCAGCAATCTTACTGAGTTGTCGATTCATGTTTGTCAAAGTAAACCTGCTTGAAACACCACCGTGTAGCCAATTGTACACCTGTGCTACTGTATTACCTGTAAATGCAATAAATTCTTACTAGTCTGATGTGATAAAACACAAGTGTCAGTGATCATTTGACATGAAATTCACACAACGACAAACCAGTTGGGTTTAACTTGTGGAGCAGGTGACTGAGTCTGTTACTCATTACTTTGATTGAGGCATGAagtacaaacaaaacaagcaggTTTGGGAAGTAATTAAGTACAGTTACTCAAGTACTGTGTTAGAATATAATTTTAAGAGTCAAGCTTTACAGTTTTAATCGTCTGTGGAATTCTACAACATTTTGATTCAAACAGCGGAAGCTGCTTTAggacacaaacactgcagcaatGAAAATCTTTTCTATATCAATTTATTATAGTTTCTGTCATTTGCAGGTGCACATATTAACATACACTATGTGCTGTTAGATAAATCAGATACACTTTATGCATCCAAAAGGAAAATTGGGACATTCCAATTTCTcaatagtaaaaaataaaagaaggatATGTAGTAATATCGATGTTGCATATAAGAGTTGGAGTCATTGTCATTTTTGCCCTTTGGGGCAAAGATATAGAAGTTATAGATCAGGTTATGAAAAGTTTTCTTTGATACTTCAAGTATATTTGGCTAAAAAAACATCTGTGCTCTTACTTTGGTAAGAATGTGCATTGTTGTACAGTACACGAGTAGTTCTTACACCGCtgatcattattagttatttagtgaatcagaatcagaaaatgAATTAGTTtgatacatacatacatacatacaactTCAGCCGAAATGTGCAGCTACATGTATTGCACAAGGACACCACCTAGTGGCTTAAAGTGTTTTGTGCGTACTTGAGCTCTGTGGCAGCGCATCGTATAGTAATCATTTCAGTAGTGGTCATTAAAATTTGCACATTGTGTCATTCTCCTCACAGAAATGTGTATATACACAACATTTATGTATCATTTATGTATTTTCTGTGAGGTCTGATCCGGTGCACTGCTCATAAAACACACTAACAACAGTATTGAACCTGTCCTTCAAGTACATCTCAAGTGTTGCCAGGGACATTTTTCTCACATCGTATCCCCTGAATTGTTTCTTAGCCGTCTTATCGACAGGCACAATCTCCTCGCTGCTGTTGGGGTCATTGCGTCCAATGGCGGCATACGTGGGAAAGGTGTTGGTCAGCTCTTTTGGAAGACTTTGGTTGTA
Encoded proteins:
- the LOC100693886 gene encoding bryoporin-like — encoded protein: MPENAEAHSATLTTNRNCTMEITNISATYCLVNPKVHMESGFAHSPPQPTVRTTKTEVCSFTKDDNTASGAVGVLTYELFDMRNRRCDGIVAIMFSVPFDYNFYKNWLAVGVLDKSRAVDSKLFDYMYNDKNCSDFVRYEAKGSGLVYRGKTVDVRACMSDEGKAIVKLELYDRMG
- the LOC100694160 gene encoding LOW QUALITY PROTEIN: DELTA-stichotoxin-Hcr4a-like (The sequence of the model RefSeq protein was modified relative to this genomic sequence to represent the inferred CDS: inserted 1 base in 1 codon); protein product: MSESAEALAVAVESRRNVSIEITNLTNNYCLTDPKVFLESGNXPQPPQPTVRPQKTEVCNFGKGKAKATGAVGVLTYDLFKRELNRADETLAIMFSVPYDYNMYKNWFALGIYKKGKECNESLFKEMYYNKEQVGFIRVEAKGSDLTFEGGSLDIKGTMSPLGRAIMKVEIWDKLFTPQMQQSY